One genomic window of Aliiroseovarius sp. M344 includes the following:
- a CDS encoding GNAT family N-acetyltransferase, whose amino-acid sequence MISPVTLPCPGAHIAEAARKALPVLRTERLVLRAPVLDDFAVFQRLFSLPSAKFMGQTPGDEDIWAQFTNYAAGWVLRGDGMFTVCHDDTIVGFVFAGVEPGDQAIELGFFIAPEAQRQGFAFEAANAALAHLRSIGPDMIVSYVDPANTASQALVAKLGGQQTGTLDGSLVFSYALDGDGSPEAYS is encoded by the coding sequence ATGATATCGCCCGTCACCCTTCCCTGCCCCGGCGCCCATATCGCCGAAGCTGCCCGCAAGGCACTTCCCGTTCTGCGCACAGAGCGGCTGGTGCTACGCGCGCCGGTGCTGGACGATTTCGCGGTGTTCCAACGGCTGTTCTCGCTGCCCTCAGCGAAGTTCATGGGACAGACACCGGGTGACGAGGATATCTGGGCACAGTTCACCAACTATGCCGCCGGATGGGTCCTGCGTGGTGACGGCATGTTTACCGTGTGTCACGACGACACCATCGTGGGCTTTGTCTTCGCCGGTGTCGAACCCGGCGACCAAGCGATTGAGCTTGGCTTTTTCATCGCGCCCGAAGCCCAACGTCAGGGCTTTGCATTCGAAGCTGCCAATGCCGCCTTGGCGCATCTGCGCAGCATCGGGCCAGATATGATCGTCAGCTATGTCGATCCCGCCAACACCGCCAGTCAGGCACTGGTCGCGAAGCTTGGTGGTCAACAGACCGGTACATTGGATGGGTCGCTGGTCTTCTCTTATGCGCTGGACGGCGATGGCAGCCCGGAGGCGTATTCATGA
- a CDS encoding GNAT family N-acetyltransferase, whose amino-acid sequence MTLSLNIPVLTTDRLVMRAPCEADFTAEADFYTSDASKFVGGPMPAHRTWRLLATILGHWVMRGYGFWALDDKATGTYQGRVGLWFPHGWSEREIGWTLMPNAIGKGYATEAAAAARAHAYGALGWDTAISQIDPENEASKAVARRLDARFEAMYEDPEYGPTEIWRHPAPEDCQ is encoded by the coding sequence ATGACGCTTTCGCTCAACATTCCTGTTCTGACAACAGATCGCTTGGTTATGCGCGCGCCTTGTGAAGCCGACTTCACCGCCGAGGCGGATTTCTATACATCAGACGCGTCCAAGTTCGTTGGCGGACCGATGCCAGCCCACCGCACTTGGCGGTTGCTGGCAACCATTCTGGGCCATTGGGTGATGCGCGGATACGGTTTTTGGGCGCTCGACGACAAGGCGACAGGCACGTATCAGGGCCGCGTCGGCTTGTGGTTCCCGCATGGTTGGTCCGAGCGAGAGATCGGGTGGACCCTGATGCCAAATGCGATTGGCAAGGGCTACGCGACCGAGGCTGCAGCTGCAGCCCGGGCACATGCTTACGGCGCGCTTGGCTGGGACACGGCAATCTCGCAGATCGATCCGGAAAACGAAGCCTCGAAAGCCGTCGCGCGCCGTTTGGATGCACGTTTCGAGGCCATGTATGAAGACCCGGAATACGGTCCGACTGAAATCTGGCGACACCCAGCCCCGGAGGATTGCCAATGA
- a CDS encoding chorismate mutase: MTDAVTLADELLKEHRQSIDRLDAILVYTLGERFKHTQAVGKLKAEHDLPPSDPAREAKQIERLEDLARLADLDPEFAKEFLNFIIDEVIRHHKKHQE, encoded by the coding sequence ATGACCGACGCCGTCACCCTCGCCGATGAACTTTTGAAAGAACATCGCCAGTCGATAGACCGGCTGGATGCGATCCTGGTCTATACGCTGGGCGAACGCTTCAAGCACACGCAGGCGGTCGGCAAGCTGAAGGCCGAACATGACCTGCCGCCCTCTGACCCGGCGCGCGAGGCCAAACAAATCGAACGTCTGGAAGACCTGGCACGCCTTGCCGATCTGGACCCCGAATTCGCCAAAGAATTCCTGAACTTCATCATTGATGAGGTGATCAGGCATCACAAGAAACACCAAGAATGA
- the rpsP gene encoding 30S ribosomal protein S16, with product MAMKIRLARGGSKKRPFYRVVATDSRMPRDGRFIEKLGTYNPLLPKDSEERVKLDMERVQYWLDQGAQPSDRVSRFLEAAGVLEKKERANLKKGAPGKKAQDRVQEKADKAAAAAEAAAAPAEAPAEEAPAEEATAE from the coding sequence ATGGCTATGAAAATTCGTCTCGCCCGTGGCGGCTCGAAAAAACGTCCCTTCTACCGCGTTGTCGCAACAGACTCGCGCATGCCGCGCGATGGTCGCTTCATCGAAAAGCTGGGCACCTATAACCCGCTGCTGCCGAAAGATTCGGAAGAGCGTGTAAAGCTGGACATGGAACGCGTTCAGTACTGGCTGGACCAAGGCGCGCAGCCGTCTGACCGTGTGTCGCGCTTCCTTGAAGCTGCTGGCGTTCTGGAGAAGAAAGAGCGCGCGAACCTGAAAAAAGGTGCGCCCGGCAAGAAAGCCCAAGACCGCGTACAGGAAAAGGCTGACAAAGCCGCTGCCGCTGCTGAAGCTGCTGCTGCCCCTGCCGAAGCCCCAGCTGAAGAGGCACCCGCCGAAGAAGCAACTGCTGAATAA